TACCAGCCAGAATCTCCGCACTCTCCGCATCCAGCACCGCAATCTCATCCAGAATCTCCTGCGGACCACGCAGCGGTGCTTCCTCCCCCTTGTTCGGGTTCTTTACCGAGAGATCAAAGCTCGCCTGATCGATCTCCTTCACATCGACCGACCACGATTTATCCGAATCGGCAAAGCTCGCCTGCAGCGCTACAAACTCTTTCATGTCATCGTCATTCAGCGCATTGGTCTTGCCCATATTGCGACCCGGATCGAGCTGGTAGTACCAGACCTTACGGGTCGGAGCACCTTTCTCGAAGAAGAGCACCACCGTCTTCACGCCGGCCCCCAGGAAGGTGCCGCCGGGGCAATCGAGCACCGTATGCAGGTTGCAGCTTTCGAGCAGCTCTTTGCGCAGGGCTTTTGAGGCGTTATCGGAATTGGATAGGAAGGTGTTCTTGATCACCACCGCCGCCCGGCCACCCGCCCTGAGCGACTTGATGAAATGTTGCAGGAAGAGGAAGGCGGTCTCGCCGGTCTTGATGGGGAAGTTCTGCTGGACCTCCTTGCGCTCTTTGCCGCCGAAAGGAGGATTGGCCAGGATCACGTCAAAACGGTCCTTTTCCTGAATATCGCTGAGGTTCTCGGCCAACGTGTTGGTGTGGATAATGTTCGGTGCGTCGATGCCATGCAGGATCATGTTCATGATCGCGATGACGTAGGCGAGGCTCTTCTTCTCCTTGCCGTAAAAGGTCTTGGTCTGCAGAGTCTCCAACTGGCTGGTGGTCAGTTTGCCGCCGTCTTTGGGATGGCGCAGGTAATCATACGCTTCGCACAAGAAGCCCGCCGACCCCACGGCACCATCGTAAATGCGTTCACCGATCTTCGGCTTGACGACCTGGATCATGGCCCGGATCAGGGGCCGGGGAGTGTAATACTCGCCGCCATTGCGCCCGGCATTCCCCATATTCTTGATCTTCTCTTCGTAGAGCACGGAAAGCTCATGCTTCTCTGTCTGCGAACGGAACTTGAGCTTGTCCATTAGCTCCAGGGCATCACGCAGGCTGTAACCGCTGCGGAACTTGTTCTTGATCTCACCGAAGATTTCGCCAATCTTGTATTCGATGGTGTCCGGCGACGACGCACGCTGCTTGAAACCCTGCAGGTAAGGAAAGAGCTCTCTATCCACAAAGGCGATAAGGTCATCGCCGGTCATCGCCCTATCGTGATCGAAGGAGCCGTCCTCCTTTTTGGGCGCCGCCCAGCGGGACCACTGATAGTCCTCCCCGATGATGAAGGTGTAGCTTTTCCCCTCCAGTTCGGCGCGCATGGCGCGTTCACGCTCCAGATCATCCAGATACTTGAGAAAAAGCATCCATGAAGACTGCTCGGTGTAGTCGAGTTCGGAGGAACAACCGGCCTCTTTCCAGAGGACGTCATCGATATTTTTAAAGGTTTGACGGAACATGAATTTCCTTGGCTTCGGTAATGGCCGTTTATTGCCGTCACGGAAAGTGAAGACGTCTGTTTAGGGGCAAATATTCCGGCACTTTAGTCAACCATGCTACCACAGCCGGTCGGAAAACCGGAAACGGGAATCTTCCGGGCCGTAACGCGAGTCTCCCGACCGGGTTCCGCGCCGTCGTCGCCTCCCTTTCCCA
This genomic window from Desulfuromonas acetexigens contains:
- a CDS encoding N-6 DNA methylase, which gives rise to MFRQTFKNIDDVLWKEAGCSSELDYTEQSSWMLFLKYLDDLERERAMRAELEGKSYTFIIGEDYQWSRWAAPKKEDGSFDHDRAMTGDDLIAFVDRELFPYLQGFKQRASSPDTIEYKIGEIFGEIKNKFRSGYSLRDALELMDKLKFRSQTEKHELSVLYEEKIKNMGNAGRNGGEYYTPRPLIRAMIQVVKPKIGERIYDGAVGSAGFLCEAYDYLRHPKDGGKLTTSQLETLQTKTFYGKEKKSLAYVIAIMNMILHGIDAPNIIHTNTLAENLSDIQEKDRFDVILANPPFGGKERKEVQQNFPIKTGETAFLFLQHFIKSLRAGGRAAVVIKNTFLSNSDNASKALRKELLESCNLHTVLDCPGGTFLGAGVKTVVLFFEKGAPTRKVWYYQLDPGRNMGKTNALNDDDMKEFVALQASFADSDKSWSVDVKEIDQASFDLSVKNPNKGEEAPLRGPQEILDEIAVLDAESAEILAGIREMV